One window of Lytechinus variegatus isolate NC3 chromosome 2, Lvar_3.0, whole genome shotgun sequence genomic DNA carries:
- the LOC121407682 gene encoding uncharacterized protein LOC121407682 has product METSSSSSSATTESMDVLSQFFRRSIGLQSILQSNLPKFRGMPHHADDMSLSEWLEEFNGVTANQNMEMSSKARLLLDHLSGPAREEIMCLSESKRQDFDEIVSRLKLCFGYQETTQTLSSQFHNRIQRDGESLCDFSRALIRTYNKMEKAATTQAQGEALSQLKNKTLSDQFVNGAREAWVRRELRRIQMMHEIDGFAKIREEALKLFQETATTQRPRVREADIEVGRAVMKDSMLVQQVVEQQKAIMTELEQLRGEVAKLKGGKPQRKRTDGRCFSCGHKGHLRRDCPNIPTGSPAHEYNYSAGNWHQENQSFPTWSTESGTMQNHGSFNRPTVFQSSSQGAASIPHQHIASQEEN; this is encoded by the coding sequence ATGGAAACCAGTTCGAGTTCATCATCAGCTACAACTGAGAGTATGGATGTTTTGTCCCAATTCTTCCGCCGTTCCATTGGATTACAGAGTATATTACAGAGCAACTTACCAAAATTCCGAGGGATGCCACATCATGCGGATGATATGTCCTTGTCAGAATGGCTTGAAGAATTTAATGGAGTAACTGCTAACCAAAATATGGAAATGAGTAGCAAAGCTCGACTGTTGCTAGATCACCTTTCAGGACCAGCACGAGAGGAAATAATGTGTCTCAGTGAATCAAAGAGAcaggattttgatgaaatagtAAGTCGTCTGAAATTGTGCTTTGGCTATCAGGAAACCACACAGACCCTCAGTAGTCAGTTTCATAATCGCATACAGAGAGATGGAGAATCACTTTGTGACTTCAGCCGTGCCCTGATTCGCACCTACAACAAGATGGAAAAAGCTGCCACTACACAAGCTCAAGGAGAAGCTTTAAGTCAGTTGAAAAACAAGACCTTAAGTGATCAATTTGTCAATGGTGCCCGGGAGGCTTGGGTGAGGAGAGAGTTGAGGCGAATACAGATGATGCATGAAATCGATGGATTTGCCAAGATTCGTGAGGAAGCCCTCAAACTCTTTCAGGAGACTGCCACCACTCAGAGGCCCAGAGTGCGAGAAGCAGATATTGAAGTTGGAAGGGCAGTCATGAAAGATTCCATGCTTGTGCAACAGGTAGTAGAACAACAGAAAGCTATAATGACGGAGTTGGAGCAACTTAGGGGAGAAGTCGCCAAGCTGAAAGGAGGAAAACCTCAGAGGAAGAGGACTGATGGACGATGCTTCAGCTGTGGCCATAAAGGACATCTACGACGTGACTGCCCCAACATACCCACCGGTTCCCCTGCACATGAATATAATTACTCTGCTGGCAACTGGCATCAGGAGAATCAAAGCTTCCCCACTTGGAGCACGGAATCAGGTACCATGCAGAATCATGGCAGTTTCAACAGGCCAACAGTCTTCCAGTCCTCATCACAAGGAGCTGCCAGTATTCCTCACCAACATATCGCATCCCAGGAGGAAAACTAG